CGCAGCACGATAAGAAAGTTCACGTTTACTGCTGCGAATATAAGTTTAGCAGAAAGTGTCGTCTTATGGATCATCTTCAGTATCACGAGAATCCGTCGAAATATCAGTGCACCGTCTGTTCGAAACAGTTCCAAAACAGCGAATCGTTCAAGCGTCACAATGACCTAGCCCACAAGGAGGAAGTGGAGAAAACTTTGCAGTGTAGCATGTGTCCGAAAACGTTCGCATTTCCTCGTTCGCTTCGGTTGCACGAAAAATATCATCGGTCCCTGAACGAGAAGAAATGGCACTGCGCGACCTGTGACAAGTCATTCGCCTGGGAAACGCTGCTACGGCAACACAATCGGATCAATCATTCGGTGCGGGAATTCGAACATGTTTGTCACATTTGTGCGAAAGGTTATCACACCCTGTCTTCGTACCGGTCGCACGTGGCGTCGCACGATGAGAATTACAAGCGCGAAAAAGCACCGGAGGAACTGGAGCGGGTACAGTGCAGTGTTTGTGAAAGTTGGTAAGTTTGGTTTGGTTTTCCATTTATAGTTCCCGGGCTGATCTGTGTCTTTCACAGGCTTTTCAAAAAGGGTTTACGAAAGCACATGCGAAATCATACGGGCAGCCGAACGTGCGACTACTGTGGTCAGGTTTGTAAGAGCATAGTGACCCTGCAGTATCACATGGCGCAGCATAAAAAAGCTGATCTAACTTGTTCAGTGTGCGAAAAAACGTTCAAGCGTGAGATAAGTTTGAAGGTGAGTTCTTGAATCCCCGACTGTTTGATCCATTGCTTTGATTCGGTCTATTATTTTATGGTTAGGAACATATGGCCTCTCATACCGGGGAGGTACTTTACACCTGTGACTTCTGCGGAAAAACATTCAATTCAAATGCAAACTGGTCCTCACACCGCAAAAAGTCACATCCCAAAGAATGGCTAGAGGATAAGATGCGCAAAAATCCGCATATGCAGCTGGAAGAGGGCCAAAAACTTCTGGAACAGTGGCAAAAGCAGCAGTACTGTTAACCGAGTCAATAGATCGGTTTAGGATGCTTAGGCGGTTTCCAGTACGTAGTTGTATAGTTGATAGTTTACCGTACAGGGTAACTGTGTCCATGTTTATCTCAGCTCCTTCATACATCCCGTCTATTCAAACCATTAGTGAGGATAATATTCACTATCTCTTTTACTTTGAACTTTACCCCGATTCTGtgattcgatcgaatgtggaattcgcattctgtatttcgatctagtgatgtttttgtgcGAAAAACTAtcgaaatatacaaaaaaaaaaaaaacgttcattcAAGCGAAGGGAATTACAGAATTTAGGTGACAATCAACTAAAGCAAGGATGTTGGCATCAATCAATGCCTCGTCTAATGAGATGAAGATAGGCACAATTGCCCAAGTATTTTTAATGCTGGATATGTAAAAGAAAAATCtagttcataaataaaaaaaaagtattcgaCACTAAACTTGTGTATCTTGGGTTGGTATtccttacttaccttacctaacagctatagtcctggggtgtcctttgctgtatacacgaactcgtcaaccacctcgatatcgtcaccgtctatcaatattcctggtgagaggcgtagtgtttttgacgcatttatggccagtccgatacgcctagcttcagctctcagtccgatgtaggtttccggcttcttctcaaggttacgtgtcacaatatcaatatcgtcagcgaagccaaaaagttgtacggactttcagaagatcgtgccactcgtgtcgatcattgctcttcgaatcacaccttccaaggcaatattgaacaagatacaagagagtccatcaccttcccgtagccctctccgagattcgaagggacccgagagcgtcccagatactcggacgtagcacatcactctatccatcgttgctttgaccaatcgcgtcagtttatccgggaaaccgtattcgtgcattatctgccatagctgttctcgatcgattgtgtcgtatgccgctttgaagtcaatgaataggtgatgcgtgtgttgtcttatcgcgaatatgtgatccgtagtggcgcgggttcCAGTAAATCCCGATTGGTATGgctctacgaattccttagctattggtgatagactacGGCAAGGGGTTTGGgggagcaatgtgattgcgcggtaactgcaacagtctagcttatcgcccttttgtagacgggacataccactccatccatccattcctgcggtagaatctcctcctcccaaatcttagaaatcatccagtgcagcgctctagccagtgcctctcctccatgtttgagcagctcgcctggaaaCTGGTCATtgtccgcggctttgttgttcctcagcttgccgatctcctcacttatttcCAACAGATCAGggactgggaatctgtcgtcggctgagcgtgcacccagattgattcctgtactctgtctgttccgcacctgtctgtatcgttcctcgctCGCTCTCTTGCGATGTTGCAGTATCGTCGCTCTTGCTGCATTATTCTCTTCGaacaactgctgacattcaccgtcaaaccagtcattttgaCGATTGGATAACCTAGTACGGTTGCAACAGTGCTTCTTATGGCGGACCTTATATTCctacagccatcttcaagagtcgcaGCTGATGCGCGTATTTCTCGGCAGTACGatcgctacgtagctgctcgagattgagtctcgGCGTTCGTGTACAACGAGTGTTGGGCACCGTCGATTGAGTTTTGAGCGcacacaaaccgcgacaagataGTGGTCCGAATCAATGCAAGAGAACACGAATCTGGTGACATAGTAGTTCCGTTCCAAGCGCGAATTTTCAAGacaccaaaagttcggatataAATGAACGATCTGGATTAAGCGGCTTACGAGGTTCATGAACAACATTTTAAGCACCGTTAAGAAATTATCCACTTCAGAGAGTTCACGCGACACAACTGAACGCATTTCTAAGCAGTTTCTGGAATAAATCGTTCTGCTAGTTCCCTGTTTACTGTTATGTAGCCAGAAAGTTGATTATTTGGGGATTTGGCTAAAAGTCGTTTTTATACTTTGGACACATAACCGATTccactattctttacgtttcgtcttcgactcgtcagtgcagagtaatccaaattgaactgctcagtGCTGTgtattttataactattaatcgaaaacggaatcacccagaacggtgcacttcttacctgtatggttgttcgtgatgaaatgtcagaagcTGTTCTTTTATAATACGATTGACCTGTTGCAGTCATACCCAACCCAATTGGTCATGGCATGCTATGCATTGATTATTATGAATTCGTTTGTACCCACACAAGTGCCAAAActagacagttcaatttgaatcgctaagcacacgtaaagttaacgctatttgcgAAACCCTTCTTTAATTTACGCCGAAGCTGACGTCCCGAATGAAACGAATAGGCGACTAAACTGGCTAACTGCAGATTTTGGTTATTTGGAGGTTTGGTTAAAAGCTGTTtttgccctaagcacaaaaacGGCGCAAAATAAATGTTTCGCAAATAGCGTTAGCTTtaggtctgcttagcggttcaaattgaactgcctaagttcaaattgaactgcttagtacacatacgagtcgaagacgaaacgtaaagaatagagCAAGAAAGCTGTTCTGTACCTTCAAGTTGGAAGTGTTTCACGAGTATTTAACTAGCCATTTCTCGCAGAAAGATGTTTCATGCGATCGAGACGACTCGCAGAGAATGCGACACTAATGAGCAGGGCCGGCTTAAGGTTCATTTTTTTGGTGTAGGCAAATCAAGTAATAAAATCTGATCGATAGATTATGAAATATTTCGGCGATTCATTCCGTCAGTTGTCAATGTTGAATCTACATAAAAGTACGTGCAAGCCAAAGCAAACCATTGGTATTACTTActttgtggaatttgatcttCCAGACCAGGGCTCAAAcaaacgacaactggcttgtaaaacccACAAATTCCGGATGTGCAATAATCTATAAATTCATTGGTTTTGAAGTCCGTTACTTTAGCAGCTCAAAACCAATTTAGTTTTAGGTAAAAGTGAAAGTATTCATTATTGACAATTAAACGATTTTGTAATTTTCACAGAAGTGAGCGTGCAAATGCATTTGATACATTTTTGTAATGCTGGCATCACTTTCCTATATATCGATTATTTTTGCTCCCTTCAGAAACTCCTAGCATTTTTGTCAAAAGTTTATGTACAAATTGATTCACAAAAATGCATTTGTGATTAGGTACAACTTATTGTCTGAAGCATTTATTAATTCTACAATTTTCAATACTTCAAACTAACTATACTTTAAGACACTGTGTGCAATTGTTCCGCGAAACAGTAAATAAACTgaagaaatattcaaatgtccCTATCTACCGTATGTTTCACATGTGCGGAGTCTATGCAGCAGAACGCTGCCATCGCGATACGCGACAACGAAAAAGTTCAGGATGCTTTAGCTAAACATTTTTGGTTTACTGTAAGTACTTGATAAATCATAGTGCGCGAAGCGGATGTTATCCTTTATGCTTATCAGGCAGACGAAACTCAAGCGGCTGTTTTGTGTCAACAGTGCTGGAGTAAGATCGATGAATTCCATAAGTTCTACAGTGAGGTAGAGCGAGTACATGTACGCCAATTACAACCGATTCAATGGTTAAATGTAAAGATCGAACCGTCAGAGCAAGTTAGTGCTTCTGCAGAGACCTACGAACATAATTTACAAAATTCACCAGAAACTGCTGACACGAAGACTTGCATGAAAATAGAAACCGATTTGGATATAAGCGATGACCAGCATGGTGATTATaatgaagatgatgatgattatgatGCAATGCCGGCCTACAGCGACAACGAAGGAAGCACAAATATCAACGATGTTTCTGATTCGAACGAAACCATTCAGAAAAGAAAGAAACCTGCCCGCATTAGGAAACGACCGCCACAACCCGTCAGTGATCAATTCATTGCGGAGCACGTTAATTTGGAATGTGATACGTGTTCTTTGAAATTTATCAGTTTCACGGACTTGCAGAAACATTCAACGGAACAACACGGGAAACTTGCTTATGTGTTCTGCTGTGATTTCAAGTTCTGTCGTAAACCTAGGCTTATCGATCATCTGCTGTATCATTTAAATCCTAATCAGTTTCAATGTGATATATGCTCTAGGCAACTGCAGAGTAGAGAATCGTTGAAACGACACATGGCCTCGGCTCATGCCCAGGAAGATGGAACAATCATCAAATGTAGCTTCTGTCCCAAGACCTTTAGACgaattaaaattttgcatattCACGAAAAATACCATCGGAAACTGAGGGAGAAAAAATGGCACTGTGCTACGTGTGATAAGTATTTTGCCTATGAATCGCAGTTGAACTACCACAATCAAAGGAAACATCAGGCTAATACGGAACAGGAATTGAAATATGTTTGCCATATCTGTGCGAAAGGTTTCCAGACGTTGGTGTCCTACACGATGCACGTGGAATCTCACAACGAAAACTTTAAACGAGTCAAGCAACCGTCGGAGGTGGAGCGGGTACAATGTGCGGAGTGTGGCGTTTGGTAAGTAGTAGTAAGGTCAAACTGCTTAAGCATGGTTCGTTTTTCAACCGATTGTCATGGTAGGCTTTTCCGGAAGGGATTGCGAAACCACATGATGCGTCACACGGGAAGCCGTACGTGCGAATATTGCGGCCAGGAGTGCAAAAGTGTGATGTCTTTGCAGTATCATCGCGCACAGCATCAGAAAGCTGATATCGTCTGTTCGGTCTGCGGGAAAGTTTTCAAGCAACAGATTAGTCTAAAGGTAGGTTCTCCCTCGGTACATGCTGCTACTAGATAATGCGATTGgttctgttttgttattttttttccagGAGCACATGACTTCTCATACCGGGGAAGTACTGTACCGGTGTGATTTTTGCGCAAAGACGTTCAACTCGAAAGCCAATCGGGCTGCGCATAGGAAAAAAATGCATCCTAAGGAATGGCTCGAAGAAAAGTTACGAAAAAATCCTAACCTGGCGGTCGAACAAGGAGACCTTCTTCGAAAGCAGTTTATGAACCCTGGAGTATAGATTAAGGAATCGTGTATGCACTAAGCTATATCCGAATAAATCGAATTTAGTCAACTTTAGAGAAAATTTACTTGCTCAAGTTGAATGTGAATTCTCCTTCGAGGGAAATTTCTGgtgagctcgacgaactgatacatttttttcttcttcctggATCTATATTGGCAATCAAACCGTAGCGGTGACTGGTACTAATTTCATTCACTCATACATTTATTTGCACTACATCACATTTAAGATAACACATAATCAACAATAGTACGCCACAATACTCGATTTGTGGCTGCCTCTCTCCATCCTCGATTACGCCCAATACTCGCCAGATCACGTTCTAGCTGGGCCACctatcttgcccgctgcgctccCCGCCTTCTCGTTCCAAACGGATTTGTGGCAAACACCAGTTTATCAGGGTTGCTGTCCggcattcttgcaacatgccctGCTCACCACATCTTTTCGGCTTTGGCCACCTTCTGGATGTTGGGTTCGCCGTAGAGTGCCGTGTTTCTTGAGAGCGGTACAGCAGTTCCATTTCCTCGCACTCCGCTGCTTCCAGGTGGCGTTTTTTCTCCCAAAAAGATGCGGGTCTGCTCTTTCCGCCTCTGTTTGTATCGTTCCACGTTCTGCCGGGTTCCATGCTGCAGCATTACCGCCCGCGCTGCGTTCTTCTCCTTCAAAATCACTCTGCACTCTTCGTCGAATCATTCGTTCCGTCGACTTCGTTCCACGTACCCGACGATGCACTCGGCTGCGTTGTTTATGGCTGCTTTTACTGTACTTCAGCAGTCTTCTAGGGGAGCCACATCGAGCTCGCCCTCGTCTGGCAACGCTGCCTCGAGATTCTGCGCGTATGCTGATGCGACATCCGGTTGCTTCAATCGCTCTATGTTGTACCGTGGCGGTAGTTGGTACCGTGCATTGTTGATGACGGAGAGGCGCAGTTTCACCATCATTAGATAGTGATCAGAGTCGACGTTAGCGCCACGATAGGTCCTGACTTCGATAATATCGGAGAAGTGCCTTCCATCAatcagaacgtggtcgatttgcgaTTCAGTCTGCAATGGTGCTACGAATAGCCATGTTCTTGGAGGCGGCAAAATCGACGAGTCGTAAGCCGTTTTCGTTTGTCCGCTGGTGGGCGCTGAACTTTCCACACGTCGGTCTGAACTCCTCCTCCTGgcctacctgagcgtttaaATCTCCTATGATGATCTTGACCACGTGGCTTGGGCGTAAAATGCGTCCTTTTTATCATCAGTGCTTCCGGATTGAGGGCTATGCACGTTGATTATGCTAAAGTTGAAGAAACGACCCTTGATCCTCAACCTGCACATTCTTTCGTCGATCGACCACCAACCGATCACGCGCTTCCGCATATCACCCATCACGACGAAAGCTGTTCCAAGCTCGCGTGTattgccgcagctctggtagatGGTATGATCACCTCTAAACGTTTGCACCATAGGTCCTGTCCAACacacctcctgcagcgctacgatgcCGAACCCGCGGTCCTTCAGTAAATCAGCGAGTATGCGGGTGCTCCCGATGAAGTTGAGAGATCGGCAGTTCCACTTTCCGAGCTTCCAATCGCAAGTCCTTTTCGTCGCAGGGGTCGTTGCCATTGGTCTCGATTCGTATTACTCTCTTGCTGATTTTCCGTTGCAATAGTTTTTGACGGCTGGCTCGCAGGGCCGGACACCAACCCCCTAAATTTCCGGTACACAGTTGAGCTTAGAGTCGTTCTCTGGCACTCGGACGTCGATTAGCCGCCCCtgacatggggaacagacggtGTTGTGAGCCACTCCTAACCTGTAGAACAGACGCTCAGGCTTGAAGAAGCAAATCCTCCCTTCCCTGTCAGTCCACGATCAAAGTTCCCACCGGGAACCCGATCTTCTCTAAAGTTGCTCGCAGCCCAGCCGgttccgcggggaggtagggataggagttactgggaaGAGGCAGATGACCTCAATGGGGTCTGTGTTGCGCGCAggccttccgaatgctcatgcgtgcaaaaatgcgacagcgagagcgcaccgaaaatgtgtgtgtcgtatatttatcctgtgagcgtgagcaccgactcaaagagcaaaccaaaagcaAGTAAGAGACGCGTAGCGGGCACATAGAAACGGGATGtgctgcttgaaatttcagagcatcgcattttcttctgcgcgcgactcgtgcgctttggtctcaagatacagcgcacgagattttttatgagcgcagcttgtgtgctatgtgagccacagtaaaagctgctgttattattatttgttcgtgcctagagcggttcgtgcgacttgtgtcctatcctaaaggaagagatgaagaggatgaaaataacgtACAAACCACTCGTAGATCGCATGAAGCGAGCGCGCCG
This genomic window from Malaya genurostris strain Urasoe2022 chromosome 1, Malgen_1.1, whole genome shotgun sequence contains:
- the LOC131426063 gene encoding transcription factor grauzone-like, which encodes MSLSTVCFTCAESMQQNAAIAIRDNEKVQDALAKHFWFTADETQAAVLCQQCWSKIDEFHKFYSEVERVHVRQLQPIQWLNVKIEPSEQVSASAETYEHNLQNSPETADTKTCMKIETDLDISDDQHGDYNEDDDDYDAMPAYSDNEGSTNINDVSDSNETIQKRKKPARIRKRPPQPVSDQFIAEHVNLECDTCSLKFISFTDLQKHSTEQHGKLAYVFCCDFKFCRKPRLIDHLLYHLNPNQFQCDICSRQLQSRESLKRHMASAHAQEDGTIIKCSFCPKTFRRIKILHIHEKYHRKLREKKWHCATCDKYFAYESQLNYHNQRKHQANTEQELKYVCHICAKGFQTLVSYTMHVESHNENFKRVKQPSEVERVQCAECGVWLFRKGLRNHMMRHTGSRTCEYCGQECKSVMSLQYHRAQHQKADIVCSVCGKVFKQQISLKEHMTSHTGEVLYRCDFCAKTFNSKANRAAHRKKMHPKEWLEEKLRKNPNLAVEQGDLLRKQFMNPGV